The nucleotide window CTCCCTTATTTTgcttaggccgcgtttagttctgGCTAAAGTTGGCACCGCCGGAAATGCAGGGGGCACTATAGcatactgtagcatttcgtttgtatttggtaataattatccaaacattgactaattaggctcaaaacgttcgtctcgcaaagtacaatcaaactgtacaattagtttttgatttcgtctacatttaatacttcatgcatgtaccgcaaatttgatgtgacggagaatcttctttttgcatgtgGAGGTATTTACCTGTGCAGTGAAGGCGCCGAATCTGgccggaactaaacgcggcccaagTGGAGGTATTTACCTGTGCAGTGAAGGCTTCCTAGGGCGGCGCGAGAAGAACATCGCTATGGGTACCTGGCGGTCCAGCAAGCATCCGTAGGGCGCAAAAGCTCCaggaaggacttgaggcccatgGGCCAAGGCCGGATAAAGAAAGACTCAGACCCCCTCCCGGGCCCACGTGTAATAGGAAGTGGCCTTTAGGGCTCTAGAATCTGAGGAGGGGCATTTAGGTCTTCTTAATTTTAGTTAGGTAGGTTACTATAAAAGGCGACAACCCCCTACTGTAACAAAGAGAGTTGTCCTCTGGTAGTTGAGATCTCACCTACTCGGGACCCATGCTGTAACCCCTCATTATCATCATTATAGTCTGGCTTCTGTTCGACTATTCCTAAACCTGTTGGAACCGTGTTCCAACAGTTGGCGCCCACCCGTGTGTCTGGCCAAGGATAACACTCACAGATGCCGACAAGAAGACAGGCCTCCGCGCAAAGGCGCACCGCCGCCGAGGCGGAGGTGCTAGACCTTCCAGTGCGCGGAAGGCCGAGAAGATCAACCCGAAGCACCTACGCCCCTGCCCAGGGCGGCGGAGGCGAGGACGGcaacaacaacaatgagcctaCAGGCGGAGAGGTACCCCCGCAGCAGCCGCATCTGAACCAAAGTCAAGAAGATTAGCTGGACCGACTGAGAACAGAGATGCTGTAGATGGAAGCAGAAAGAGACAGATTGAGGGCAGAGCAGGCCGCAACTCAAAGAACAATCCAAGCATCTCAGCAAGCAGAAGAAATTAGACAGCAAATGGCTATCATACAAGCAGAAATTCAAAGCATGCAGCCGTCGACGGACCATCAAACCAACGCAACTCCACCATCTCAGTCCAATCAACACCTGGCAGCAACACCAGTGGGAATGCACAGTATGGCAATACCTCCGGCGGCGCATCAGAGGGGTCTTGACCCAAGGTCTCCGCTGTCTGAAGGCCTCCAAAGCACACCATGGCCCCCGACTTACAAGCCACTGTTACTACCGAGGTTCAACGGGAAAACAGATCCACGGCAGTTCATAATGAGTTTTGAGGCAGCGGTAGCCTCCGCCGGAGGAAACGACAATGTACTGGCCAAATCGTTTGTAATCGCAGCGGAAGGTGATGCACTTGCATGGTACTCAATGCTGAAGCCATGCACGGTATACTCTTGGGAaaacctccgggacaagataATGGCCAACTTCAAAGGGTTCTCCAGCGAGTCTTTAACGTCTTCAGAC belongs to Miscanthus floridulus cultivar M001 chromosome 4, ASM1932011v1, whole genome shotgun sequence and includes:
- the LOC136548154 gene encoding uncharacterized protein, producing MEAERDRLRAEQAATQRTIQASQQAEEIRQQMAIIQAEIQSMQPSTDHQTNATPPSQSNQHLAATPVGMHSMAIPPAAHQRGLDPRSPLSEGLQSTPWPPTYKPLLLPRFNGKTDPRQFIMSFEAAVASAGGNDNVLAKSFVIAAEGDALAWYSMLKPCTVYSWENLRDKIMANFKGFSSESLTSSDLFSNKHLKGEPPRDYFQRFLHLRAKAPDVPDEVAIEAAIKGLRIGPFASHLARKKPTTMAKLHEEFEKYCRSDNDLRRRIDEA